A genomic segment from Methanoplanus limicola DSM 2279 encodes:
- the cbiQ gene encoding cobalt ECF transporter T component CbiQ, with protein MYHELLEDIAQNNRLIHINPVIKLILGIGCIIISVSSQSFVTPLFIALTLSTAIVMIAGIDLKLYLKLLLIPLGFAFLSVLVIIFIRNSGEVILNIQPISWLTLNVTTGSLNEGFLILSRVFGGTCSLYFISLTTPATELFSLGRRCRIPDFLIDLSMLIYRFIFVFIEQAYQIKNAQLMRLGYSRRNEAINSFGMMAGALFINTWESGENLVRAMECRCYDGKFATLNDPDVFSVKAFILVLIYLSATVIIMNITSDSTLFGSLPL; from the coding sequence ATGTATCATGAACTTTTGGAAGATATTGCACAGAATAACAGATTAATTCATATAAATCCGGTTATAAAACTGATCCTCGGTATTGGCTGTATTATTATATCTGTTTCATCGCAGAGTTTTGTAACGCCCCTTTTTATTGCCCTGACACTCAGCACAGCAATAGTAATGATTGCCGGAATTGATCTGAAATTATATCTGAAACTTCTTCTTATTCCACTTGGATTTGCGTTTCTGAGTGTTCTGGTGATAATTTTTATCAGAAACAGCGGAGAAGTTATTTTAAATATTCAGCCAATTTCATGGCTTACGCTGAATGTCACAACCGGAAGTCTTAATGAGGGATTCCTGATACTTTCAAGAGTTTTTGGAGGAACATGTTCACTGTACTTTATATCACTCACAACTCCTGCAACTGAACTTTTTTCACTTGGAAGAAGATGCAGAATCCCGGATTTTTTAATAGATCTATCAATGCTCATATACAGATTTATCTTTGTATTCATTGAACAGGCATATCAGATAAAAAATGCTCAGCTGATGAGACTTGGCTACAGCAGGAGAAATGAAGCTATTAATTCATTTGGAATGATGGCAGGCGCTCTATTTATCAACACATGGGAATCAGGTGAAAATCTGGTCAGGGCGATGGAATGCAGATGCTATGATGGAAAATTCGCAACACTAAATGATCCTGATGTTTTCTCTGTGAAAGCTTTTATTCTGGTTCTGATTTATCTCTCTGCAACAGTAATTATTATGAATATAACTTCAGATTCCACACTTTTTGGGAGTTTACCGTTATGA
- a CDS encoding energy-coupling factor ABC transporter ATP-binding protein — protein MKAIIEIKDVSYKYPNSSYALENVSLTVYSGEKIAIVGSNGAGKSTLLLMLNGILRPQSGEILFNSENISYKRSSLRELRKKVGFVFQNPDNQIIAPTVYQDVAFGPVNLGYDKDRVKTYVNHALGYTGLLGFERRPPHHLSGGEKKKVAMAGILAMEPDVFVFDEPTSALDPASSEDIMELLSELNGHGKTIIISTHDVELAYPWADRIVLMNKGKIISEGKPGEIFTNRADLKSASLSMPVLMDLYECLCERGLTFTGNPPRSVLEMVKKIETFNQGPIQRDEDMGKIYILNAESPAIDSLQELMKRYSAQSLGAMGTKAKICLENKNLSPDFTYGVIDKCLLKAMNSGNSIIVTVPVMIKRIGERVQDFNSESGHNIEIIEIQENCQTKTG, from the coding sequence ATGAAGGCAATAATTGAAATTAAAGATGTGTCATATAAATACCCAAACAGCTCCTATGCTCTTGAAAATGTCAGCCTCACCGTATATTCGGGTGAAAAAATAGCAATTGTCGGTTCAAACGGTGCAGGCAAGTCAACACTGCTTCTGATGTTAAACGGAATTTTAAGACCGCAATCCGGAGAGATATTATTTAACAGTGAGAATATCTCATACAAACGTTCTTCACTTCGTGAATTAAGAAAGAAGGTTGGATTTGTATTCCAGAACCCGGACAACCAGATAATTGCCCCAACGGTCTATCAGGATGTCGCCTTTGGTCCTGTAAATCTTGGATATGATAAAGACAGAGTAAAAACCTACGTAAACCATGCACTTGGGTATACAGGACTTCTGGGTTTTGAGAGAAGGCCACCACACCATCTCAGCGGCGGAGAGAAAAAGAAAGTGGCTATGGCCGGAATTCTTGCAATGGAACCTGATGTTTTTGTATTTGATGAACCTACAAGTGCTCTGGATCCTGCTTCATCTGAGGACATCATGGAACTGTTATCTGAGCTTAACGGACATGGTAAGACGATTATTATCTCAACTCATGATGTTGAACTTGCGTACCCGTGGGCTGACAGAATAGTTCTGATGAATAAAGGTAAAATTATCTCTGAAGGGAAACCCGGAGAAATATTCACAAACCGGGCCGACTTAAAGAGCGCTTCACTCTCAATGCCGGTTCTTATGGATCTATATGAATGTCTCTGTGAAAGAGGACTCACATTTACAGGCAATCCACCAAGATCTGTTCTTGAAATGGTGAAAAAAATTGAAACTTTTAACCAGGGACCCATTCAGCGTGATGAAGATATGGGAAAGATATATATTTTAAATGCTGAATCCCCTGCAATTGATTCACTTCAGGAGTTAATGAAGAGATATTCAGCACAATCCCTTGGTGCAATGGGTACAAAGGCTAAAATCTGCCTGGAAAATAAGAACTTAAGTCCCGATTTTACATATGGCGTTATTGACAAATGTCTTTTAAAGGCTATGAACAGCGGGAACAGTATAATTGTTACTGTTCCGGTAATGATAAAGAGAATTGGAGAAAGAGTACAGGACTTTAACTCAGAATCGGGCCATAATATTGAAATTATTGAGATTCAGGAGAACTGTCAGACTAAAACCGGATAA
- the cbiG gene encoding cobalt-precorrin 5A hydrolase: protein MKKYIVISLDRFRESAEIISRAIDGDVAGYSKDAFKEAFDCYEGIIAVMSAGIAVRNIAPLLNDKWTDPPVVVVSPDMKYAVPVTGGHHGGNEIAKMLTGLGIEPVITTATESMNRDSVENYARRNNLEILNKDSTRRVNAEILDGNVPCYLLNEPAMAVVSPEVSVLLSTGRYIVGIGCRRGVSADEVISAIRKALNIAGIDKKDVLAYSTTVLKRDEAGLTEAVRTLSGNLVFVSDEEINDECPESDSRAYDKVGLKGVAEPSALSLSKSKKIILKKQIFGRVTIAVIE, encoded by the coding sequence ATGAAAAAATACATAGTTATCTCACTTGACAGATTCAGGGAAAGTGCAGAGATAATAAGCAGAGCCATTGACGGCGATGTTGCCGGTTATTCAAAAGATGCTTTCAAAGAGGCATTTGACTGTTATGAAGGTATCATTGCGGTGATGTCTGCCGGAATTGCGGTAAGAAATATTGCACCGCTGCTAAATGACAAATGGACCGACCCACCTGTTGTCGTTGTAAGTCCGGATATGAAATATGCCGTTCCGGTTACGGGCGGGCACCATGGCGGAAATGAGATCGCAAAGATGCTTACCGGCCTTGGTATTGAACCTGTAATCACAACGGCCACAGAGAGTATGAATCGTGATTCTGTTGAGAACTATGCACGGAGGAATAATCTTGAAATTCTCAATAAGGATTCTACGAGGAGGGTGAATGCGGAGATACTCGATGGCAATGTCCCCTGCTATCTCTTAAATGAACCGGCAATGGCAGTTGTTTCCCCTGAGGTATCAGTTCTTCTTAGTACAGGCAGGTATATTGTCGGGATTGGGTGCAGAAGGGGCGTAAGTGCAGATGAAGTAATCAGTGCTATAAGGAAGGCCCTGAATATTGCCGGGATTGATAAGAAGGATGTCCTGGCATATTCAACAACTGTTCTGAAGAGAGATGAAGCGGGGCTTACTGAAGCCGTCCGGACTCTCTCAGGCAATCTTGTCTTTGTTTCTGATGAAGAGATCAACGATGAATGTCCTGAGTCAGATTCAAGGGCATATGATAAAGTAGGGCTTAAGGGAGTTGCAGAACCTTCAGCACTCTCACTTTCAAAGAGCAAAAAAATTATTCTAAAAAAACAGATATTCGGGAGAGTTACAATTGCAGTCATTGAATAA
- a CDS encoding cobalt-precorrin-7 (C(5))-methyltransferase: protein MIIVGAGCGPGMLTEEARNKIMGATLIYGSKRAIECCLEFIDEKTEVVEITDYKSLSKLPEDAIVLSTGDPMLAGLGYLKGVVVPGISSMSYAFARLKIPLSKVAVSNAHGKDHLSAIQQSAADIKNGHISFMIADPEFDTIKFAEYLNDEKIVCAISVCENLGYPDERIATGTVQSPPKNKSGLFVVIAGDYPVLV from the coding sequence ATGATTATTGTCGGGGCAGGATGCGGGCCCGGGATGCTGACAGAAGAGGCCAGAAATAAAATAATGGGTGCAACCCTGATATATGGCTCAAAGCGTGCTATTGAGTGCTGCCTTGAGTTCATAGATGAGAAAACAGAGGTAGTTGAAATTACGGATTACAAATCTTTGAGTAAACTTCCGGAAGATGCCATTGTGCTCTCAACAGGCGATCCAATGCTTGCAGGGCTTGGTTATCTTAAAGGAGTGGTTGTGCCCGGAATTTCATCCATGAGTTACGCATTTGCCAGATTAAAAATTCCGCTCTCAAAAGTTGCAGTATCAAATGCACATGGGAAAGATCATCTCTCTGCAATTCAGCAGTCTGCCGCAGATATAAAAAACGGTCATATCTCATTTATGATTGCTGATCCTGAATTTGATACAATAAAATTTGCGGAATATCTGAATGATGAGAAAATCGTATGTGCCATATCGGTATGTGAAAATCTTGGTTATCCTGATGAAAGAATTGCCACCGGAACTGTGCAAAGTCCTCCTAAAAATAAATCCGGTCTTTTTGTAGTGATTGCCGGAGATTATCCGGTTTTAGTCTGA
- a CDS encoding cobalt-precorrin-5B (C(1))-methyltransferase: protein MPKETEKRIRDPVSDFFYPEEWSGKCSSTEDLRLVTDGLAVLTSDGNILMRGFTTGSTAAAACKAAVLSLKKSGIDFVNIRTASGIRVDVKASGKSGTGRSAKYSGDYKDDITSGILFIAKATENREGTEFIAGEGIGRFSRDTPRYQKGTPAISNSSMKTILDAINEALYETDIPNVTVNLSIPKGEETGRKTLNPKVGVEGGISVLGSTGFVEPWDDHLSESVFDRIMCADGVVITTGRIGLRFSRMLFPDYETVLVGKYMERAISVAKGDIILCGLPALILKFIDPDILSGTPYLTVEEMTSDPEWKIRAEKSISRYIKGHNEVRVVIINRNGDIEIDSERFKTKGETGL from the coding sequence ATGCCGAAAGAAACAGAAAAGAGGATTAGGGATCCTGTCTCGGATTTTTTCTACCCGGAAGAATGGTCCGGGAAGTGCAGCAGTACTGAAGATCTCAGGCTGGTAACAGATGGTCTTGCAGTGCTTACATCAGACGGGAATATTCTGATGAGGGGCTTTACAACCGGAAGCACTGCTGCTGCGGCATGCAAGGCCGCCGTCCTGTCCTTAAAAAAAAGCGGCATTGATTTTGTCAATATCAGAACTGCATCCGGAATCCGGGTGGATGTAAAGGCTTCCGGAAAATCCGGTACCGGAAGGTCGGCCAAATACTCCGGTGATTATAAGGATGACATAACTTCAGGTATCCTTTTCATTGCCAAAGCAACAGAAAATCGGGAAGGAACTGAATTTATTGCCGGAGAGGGGATAGGACGGTTTTCAAGAGATACACCACGATATCAAAAGGGCACTCCTGCTATCAGTAATAGTTCTATGAAAACAATTCTGGATGCTATAAACGAGGCTCTTTACGAGACAGATATTCCGAATGTGACAGTTAACCTCTCCATTCCTAAAGGTGAAGAAACTGGCAGAAAGACACTTAACCCGAAAGTAGGGGTAGAAGGAGGTATATCAGTTCTCGGTTCAACAGGATTTGTCGAACCCTGGGATGATCATCTCTCTGAATCTGTTTTTGACAGAATTATGTGTGCTGACGGGGTTGTTATCACAACAGGAAGAATTGGTCTTCGTTTTTCAAGAATGCTCTTTCCGGATTATGAAACAGTTCTTGTTGGTAAATATATGGAAAGGGCTATATCGGTAGCAAAAGGCGATATAATTCTCTGTGGCCTTCCTGCCCTTATTCTTAAATTCATTGACCCGGATATTCTCTCAGGCACTCCGTACCTTACAGTTGAAGAGATGACGTCTGATCCTGAATGGAAAATCCGTGCGGAGAAGTCAATATCCCGCTATATTAAAGGTCATAATGAAGTAAGGGTTGTTATAATTAACAGAAATGGTGATATTGAGATCGATTCTGAAAGATTTAAAACAAAAGGAGAAACAGGATTATGA
- a CDS encoding translation initiation factor IF-2 subunit alpha, translating into MYEREWPDEGELVVCTVTNVKDFVSFVSLDEYDDREGLIPIAEVARGWIKHIRDYVREGQKVVCKVLHVNKSRGHIDLSLKDVNDHQRKEKIHEWKNEQKAEKWIGFIAEKSGVPAEEIISKFFPEYGALFPPFEDVLIDEEKTLSKLKLDESVAKAFVEVANENVKLPKVTISGTLILTSDKPDGVNIIRRALRSAQPKIEGVELELVYVGAPKYRVKVTAPDYKSAENAINKVAKAAIGVMERAEGEGKFIRKQRSAKN; encoded by the coding sequence ATGTACGAGAGAGAATGGCCGGACGAAGGTGAACTTGTAGTATGCACTGTTACAAATGTGAAGGATTTTGTCTCATTTGTTTCACTTGATGAATACGATGACCGTGAAGGTCTGATACCTATTGCTGAGGTTGCACGGGGATGGATTAAGCACATACGTGATTATGTCCGTGAAGGGCAGAAGGTTGTGTGCAAGGTTCTCCATGTGAACAAAAGCCGCGGGCACATAGATCTCTCTCTGAAAGATGTTAACGATCATCAGCGCAAGGAAAAGATCCATGAGTGGAAGAATGAACAGAAGGCAGAGAAATGGATCGGTTTTATAGCCGAGAAATCCGGTGTCCCTGCTGAAGAGATTATCTCAAAATTCTTCCCGGAATATGGCGCACTTTTTCCGCCTTTTGAGGATGTGCTGATTGATGAGGAAAAGACACTTTCAAAGCTTAAACTTGATGAAAGTGTTGCAAAGGCTTTTGTTGAAGTTGCAAATGAAAATGTAAAACTTCCTAAAGTTACTATCTCCGGCACTCTGATTCTGACATCTGACAAGCCTGACGGTGTTAATATAATCAGAAGGGCTCTCAGAAGTGCACAGCCAAAGATCGAAGGAGTTGAGCTTGAGCTTGTGTACGTCGGTGCCCCGAAATACCGTGTAAAGGTAACTGCACCGGATTATAAATCCGCTGAAAATGCAATCAACAAGGTTGCAAAAGCAGCGATCGGTGTCATGGAGCGGGCAGAAGGTGAAGGTAAATTCATCAGAAAGCAGCGCTCCGCTAAAAACTGA
- a CDS encoding precorrin-8X methylmutase — MTENMYIDPGADTKEGYNISLTSRRLARQVVGDRTPEDRIRQRCAISVGDFVMADLTAFKNNPVDAGLRALEKEVPIITDIRMVQTGIRKKEHGSEVLCALDYGDGISKELGITRSSAGFLALRQKIEGSVIVIGNAPSALLTVCDMIREGVVPALVIGSPVGFVNAAESKELLRTLDVPSVSNRGTRGGTPPAVAVMNEIITMYAERNRKED, encoded by the coding sequence ATGACAGAAAATATGTATATTGATCCGGGTGCGGATACAAAAGAGGGTTATAATATCTCCCTGACCAGCAGAAGGCTTGCAAGGCAGGTAGTTGGCGACAGAACCCCGGAGGACAGAATTCGTCAGAGATGTGCAATTTCGGTTGGTGACTTTGTCATGGCAGATCTGACTGCGTTTAAGAACAATCCCGTAGATGCAGGACTTAGAGCACTTGAAAAAGAAGTGCCAATAATCACTGATATCAGAATGGTTCAGACCGGCATCAGGAAAAAAGAGCATGGCAGCGAAGTTTTATGTGCGCTGGATTATGGTGACGGAATATCAAAGGAGCTTGGGATAACAAGAAGTTCTGCGGGTTTCCTTGCACTCAGGCAAAAAATTGAGGGTTCAGTAATTGTAATTGGAAATGCACCCTCTGCCCTCCTTACAGTCTGTGATATGATCAGGGAGGGGGTTGTTCCGGCTCTGGTCATAGGAAGTCCTGTGGGGTTTGTAAATGCCGCTGAATCAAAAGAACTGTTAAGGACTCTCGATGTCCCTTCAGTATCAAACAGGGGGACAAGGGGTGGCACACCGCCGGCAGTTGCAGTCATGAATGAGATAATCACAATGTATGCCGAAAGAAACAGAAAAGAGGATTAG
- a CDS encoding RNA-protein complex protein Nop10 has translation MTRHIRCCPKDSRYSLSFVCPVCGGSTVIAHPPRFSPQDRYGKYRREVKRNEGYNY, from the coding sequence ATGACCAGACACATAAGATGCTGTCCTAAGGACAGCAGGTATTCTCTTTCCTTTGTCTGTCCTGTTTGTGGTGGCAGTACTGTTATTGCACATCCTCCGCGTTTCTCACCTCAGGACAGATATGGAAAATACAGGAGGGAGGTTAAAAGAAATGAAGGATATAACTATTGA
- a CDS encoding 30S ribosomal protein S27e, whose amino-acid sequence MVRVNRENRSKFYTVKCPDCENEQKIFQRASSVVDCVVCGKVLAEPKGGNADIKAEIIAEHE is encoded by the coding sequence ATGGTTCGTGTAAACAGAGAAAACAGATCAAAATTTTATACAGTGAAATGCCCGGACTGCGAAAATGAGCAGAAGATATTCCAGAGGGCAAGCTCAGTCGTGGACTGTGTTGTCTGCGGAAAGGTTCTTGCAGAGCCTAAGGGCGGAAATGCGGATATAAAGGCAGAGATTATTGCCGAACACGAGTAA
- a CDS encoding cobyrinate a,c-diamide synthase: MTPTIIIAGTHSGCGKTTISSAIMSALTKRGLKVQPFKVGPDFIDPTHHTEICGRVSRNLDPFMMGEDGVLRTFDYASKDADISVIEGVMGLYDGLEGTDAGSTAHVAKILGAPIILIVDAKGSSRSANASVLGFTEFDRSVRIEGVIFNRTGSERHRSMISASLQREALGWIPWEREKSLNSRHLGLKMAHETLPEESPAAFTGIIEENTNLERIIEIAKGADRRENVNVSSGFLGAVNKTRIGVAYDSAFNFYYKDNLDMLEKYGAEIIFFSPMEDDVPAVDALYFGGGYPEINMERLEKSKCRTMIKKHADDGMPIYAECGGLIYLSRSIDYEGRKSEMCGILPSDTVKMNRFQALGYVEAVYRAEGSPLPSGISIKGHEFHYTKMICDYDAKFAMKLSRGKGIEDGRDGLYSGNTIGGYTHAYFSDRFAEAFVNNAVKYSER; this comes from the coding sequence ATGACACCAACAATAATAATTGCAGGAACACACAGCGGGTGCGGGAAAACGACTATTTCATCGGCAATTATGTCTGCACTGACAAAAAGAGGGCTTAAGGTTCAGCCTTTTAAAGTTGGTCCTGATTTTATAGATCCTACACATCATACTGAAATATGCGGGCGCGTATCGAGAAATCTCGACCCTTTTATGATGGGTGAGGATGGCGTTTTAAGAACGTTTGATTATGCATCAAAGGATGCTGATATCTCAGTTATTGAAGGTGTCATGGGTCTGTATGACGGCCTTGAAGGAACAGATGCCGGAAGTACCGCCCATGTTGCAAAGATACTTGGTGCGCCGATAATTCTTATTGTTGATGCCAAAGGATCTTCCAGAAGTGCAAACGCTTCAGTTCTCGGATTTACAGAATTTGACAGAAGTGTCAGAATTGAAGGTGTAATCTTCAACCGTACGGGCAGTGAAAGGCACAGGTCAATGATCAGCGCGTCACTTCAGAGGGAGGCGTTAGGGTGGATTCCATGGGAGAGAGAAAAATCACTCAACAGCCGCCATCTTGGCCTTAAGATGGCTCATGAAACATTACCTGAAGAATCTCCGGCAGCATTTACCGGGATAATTGAAGAAAATACTAATCTTGAGAGAATTATCGAAATTGCAAAGGGTGCAGACAGGAGGGAAAATGTTAATGTCTCTTCCGGCTTCTTAGGTGCAGTAAATAAGACCAGAATTGGGGTTGCATATGACAGTGCCTTTAATTTTTATTATAAGGACAATCTGGACATGCTTGAAAAATACGGAGCAGAAATTATCTTTTTCAGCCCGATGGAAGATGATGTGCCTGCAGTTGATGCGCTCTATTTCGGCGGTGGTTACCCTGAGATCAATATGGAAAGACTCGAAAAATCAAAGTGCCGAACTATGATAAAAAAACATGCTGATGACGGTATGCCGATTTATGCAGAGTGTGGCGGGCTGATATATCTCTCCCGCAGCATTGATTACGAGGGCAGAAAATCAGAAATGTGTGGAATACTCCCTTCGGATACAGTAAAAATGAACAGGTTTCAGGCACTTGGATATGTTGAGGCAGTATACAGAGCAGAAGGTTCCCCTTTGCCATCCGGAATTTCAATAAAAGGACATGAATTTCATTATACAAAAATGATCTGTGATTATGACGCAAAATTTGCCATGAAACTTTCACGCGGGAAGGGAATTGAAGACGGAAGGGATGGGTTATATTCCGGAAATACAATAGGGGGATATACCCATGCATATTTTTCAGACAGATTTGCAGAGGCCTTCGTTAATAATGCAGTAAAATATTCTGAAAGATGA
- a CDS encoding energy-coupling factor ABC transporter permease, which yields MHIMEGFLPGPWWQIWWILLLPCLFYGMYRLKNILNENRELLPLLGVAGGFIFVLSALKLPSVTGSCSHPTGTALSAVTFGPWITCVIGVIVLLFQSLFLAHGGLTTLGANAMSMAVIGPFAGYIVYKALDKINFNFFAAIFIAAFLCDLVTYCITALQLALAFPSTSGGFVGSYIAFLGVFALTQVPLAIVEGLVFVVIFKYIIMLKPELLLNLKVLSEDKMKKIQGGLEE from the coding sequence ATGCATATTATGGAAGGCTTCCTGCCCGGTCCATGGTGGCAGATATGGTGGATTCTTCTTCTGCCATGTCTTTTCTATGGAATGTACAGACTGAAAAATATACTTAACGAAAACCGGGAACTGCTGCCCCTTCTCGGTGTGGCAGGCGGTTTTATATTTGTACTGTCAGCACTGAAACTTCCTTCTGTTACCGGGAGCTGTTCACACCCAACAGGTACCGCACTTTCGGCTGTGACATTCGGACCATGGATAACATGTGTCATTGGTGTAATAGTGCTGCTTTTTCAGTCACTGTTTCTTGCGCATGGGGGCCTTACAACACTTGGTGCAAACGCGATGTCAATGGCGGTAATAGGACCATTTGCCGGCTATATTGTATATAAAGCGCTTGATAAGATAAATTTCAATTTCTTTGCAGCCATCTTCATTGCAGCATTTCTCTGTGATCTTGTCACATACTGTATTACAGCACTTCAACTTGCTCTTGCATTCCCTTCAACATCAGGTGGATTTGTCGGGTCATATATAGCATTCCTTGGAGTATTTGCATTGACGCAGGTTCCGCTTGCAATAGTTGAAGGCCTTGTATTTGTAGTTATCTTCAAGTACATAATCATGCTTAAACCTGAACTGCTTTTAAATCTGAAAGTACTTTCAGAAGATAAAATGAAGAAAATTCAGGGAGGACTTGAAGAATGA
- a CDS encoding proteasome assembly chaperone family protein has translation MKDITIDFFEENPEDNRCDIMIEGLPGVGQVGKLVAEHLIEELGAEKVAEIQSVFFPPQVIIDETGVAHMPNNEIFRYSGKDLNILFLTGDFQSSSPEGHYLMTDAYLDIAEKYGVKRIYTLGGYGVGHLIDEIRVLAAVNSDTLKDEVEKAGAVFAKEEPGGGIIGASGLLLGLGVRREIEGICLMGETSGYLVDPKSSASVLEVLSKLTGIEVDPTKLVERADEMEVFVERLKAMDQQKSDEELSYIG, from the coding sequence ATGAAGGATATAACTATTGATTTTTTTGAGGAGAATCCAGAAGACAACAGATGCGATATAATGATCGAAGGTCTTCCGGGTGTGGGGCAGGTTGGAAAACTTGTAGCAGAGCACCTGATCGAAGAGCTGGGTGCAGAAAAGGTAGCTGAGATCCAGTCTGTTTTCTTCCCTCCACAGGTTATAATTGATGAAACCGGCGTAGCGCATATGCCAAACAACGAAATTTTCAGATATTCCGGAAAAGATTTAAATATTCTCTTTCTGACTGGAGATTTTCAGAGCAGTTCACCTGAAGGGCATTATCTTATGACTGATGCTTATCTGGATATAGCTGAGAAGTATGGTGTTAAAAGAATATACACCCTTGGCGGATATGGTGTAGGGCACCTCATCGATGAGATTAGGGTTTTGGCTGCAGTTAACAGCGATACTCTGAAGGATGAAGTTGAGAAAGCCGGCGCAGTATTTGCAAAGGAAGAACCTGGGGGAGGAATAATCGGTGCATCAGGTCTTCTTTTAGGACTTGGTGTCAGAAGAGAGATCGAAGGAATCTGCCTTATGGGAGAGACCTCCGGATATCTCGTTGACCCGAAAAGCTCAGCCAGCGTTCTTGAAGTTCTTTCAAAATTAACCGGAATAGAAGTTGATCCAACAAAACTTGTAGAACGGGCAGATGAGATGGAAGTCTTTGTTGAACGCTTAAAAGCAATGGATCAGCAGAAATCTGATGAAGAACTGAGTTATATCGGTTAA
- a CDS encoding energy-coupling factor ABC transporter substrate-binding protein: MRYKFEAIAAIGIIIFIGIFLYTDTLVQASGEEGWGGTDGIGSEMVEAQGYEPWIDNSDYTFTPPSGEIESCLFALQAVIGGLLIGWIFGSWYTERKLKKNPN, translated from the coding sequence ATGAGATATAAATTTGAAGCAATTGCTGCAATTGGAATAATTATATTTATTGGGATATTCCTTTATACAGATACTCTTGTTCAGGCATCCGGAGAAGAGGGCTGGGGCGGCACTGACGGTATAGGTTCAGAGATGGTTGAGGCACAGGGTTATGAACCATGGATAGATAACTCAGATTACACCTTTACACCCCCTTCAGGTGAGATTGAATCATGCCTCTTTGCTCTTCAGGCAGTAATTGGCGGATTACTGATAGGCTGGATCTTTGGGTCCTGGTATACAGAAAGAAAGCTTAAAAAGAATCCAAATTAA
- the cobJ gene encoding precorrin-3B C(17)-methyltransferase produces MQSLNKGKLFIIGIGPGDTDFMIKRASDAIMESEIIIGNDFYLDLIKPLIGDKEVIYSSMGKEVERARRCIELAETKKVAMISGGDPGIYGMAGIVIEIIKRDNSGVEYEVIPGVTAATAAASKTGSPLSGDYATVSLSDLLTPIEIIEKRLDLAFQMGVPVVLYNPKSNGRPHNLAIALEKALKYKNKDTPVAVVKNSHRSGEEIRYYKLSELFEDDEFVDMRSVVIIGGEESEFIGDDENIRGIVTPRGYDRKYVY; encoded by the coding sequence TTGCAGTCATTGAATAAAGGAAAACTTTTCATAATAGGTATAGGGCCTGGTGACACTGATTTCATGATAAAGCGTGCATCAGATGCTATCATGGAATCGGAGATAATCATAGGGAATGATTTTTATCTTGATCTGATAAAACCGCTCATTGGAGATAAAGAGGTCATTTACAGCTCAATGGGTAAAGAAGTTGAGAGAGCGCGGAGGTGCATCGAACTTGCAGAGACAAAGAAAGTTGCAATGATAAGCGGAGGTGATCCCGGAATATACGGTATGGCGGGAATTGTCATCGAGATTATCAAAAGAGATAATTCCGGGGTTGAATATGAGGTTATACCTGGTGTTACGGCAGCAACCGCCGCAGCATCAAAGACAGGTTCTCCACTCTCCGGAGATTATGCCACAGTATCTCTCTCAGACCTGTTAACTCCCATTGAAATCATTGAAAAAAGGCTTGACCTTGCATTTCAGATGGGTGTTCCGGTTGTCCTGTACAATCCCAAGAGCAATGGAAGACCTCACAATCTTGCAATTGCACTGGAAAAGGCTTTGAAATATAAGAATAAGGACACTCCTGTTGCGGTTGTCAAAAACTCGCACCGCAGCGGGGAAGAGATCAGATATTACAAACTCTCAGAACTTTTTGAGGATGATGAGTTTGTGGATATGCGCTCGGTTGTAATAATCGGCGGTGAGGAATCAGAATTTATAGGAGATGATGAAAATATCAGAGGAATTGTCACGCCAAGAGGTTATGACAGAAAATATGTATATTGA